Proteins co-encoded in one Yamadazyma tenuis chromosome 1, complete sequence genomic window:
- the HMT1 gene encoding Nuclear SAM-dependent mono-and asymmetric methyltransferase (EggNog:ENOG503NV5S; COG:K,O,T), which yields MSATDKASLAFTEQHYFSSYDHFGIHEEMLKDTSRTLSYRSAMYKNRHLFKDKIVLDVGCGTGILSMFASKAGAKHVYAVDMSNIIGKAKEIVELNGFADKITLMQGKLEDITLPVEKVDIIVSEWMGYFLLYESMLDTVLYARDKYLVEGGLILPDKCSMHIAGIEDGEYKDEKINYWNDVYGFDYSPFIKVAMVEPLVDTVNKNSLITSSHEFFQFDINKVSKDDLTFSRTFKLHPTANEFCHAFIVWFDCDFPGSEKVSLKTGPMDHYTHWKQTVFYMDQVLNVKESDTIKGTISARPNSTNPREIDIEISWELVTTDKSRHQVGKYNYFMQWRALLSPEQFRVLRQNGTEAPGTGEYIKTPSDTNAIYTCAGCGNPLYEASTQFDAHCGWPAFYTAIAGSIVTNVDASLGTIREEMRCAKCDGHLGHIFKGEGYNTPTDARHCVNSVCLKLEKK from the exons ATGTCTGCCACTGATAAAGCATCATTGGCGTTCACTGAACAACATTACTTCTCCTCGTATGACCATTTCGGAATCCACGAAGAGATGTTAAAGGACACCTCCAGAACCTTGTCGTACCGGTCCGCCATGTACAAAAACAGACATCTTTTCAAGGACAAAATCGTCTTGGATGTGGGATGCGGTACCGGTATTTTATCGATGTTTGCCTCCAAGGCCGGTGCCAAACACGTCTACGCCGTCGACATGTCCAACATCATTGGCAAGGCCAAGGAGATCGTCGAGTTGAACGGATTTGCTGacaaaatcaccttgatGCAAGGAAAATTGGAAGATATCACCTTGCCAGTGGAAAAAGTCGACATAATAGTATCCGAATGGATGGGATATTTCTTGTTGTATGAATCCATGTTGGACACTGTTTTGTATGCCAGAGACAAGTACTTGGTCGAAGGTGGGTTGATTTTACCCGACAAGTGTTCTATGCACATTGCTGGTATCGAGGACGGTGAGTACAAGGATGAGAAAATCAACTATTGGAACGACGTGTATGGCTTCGACTACAGCCCATTCATCAAGGTCGCTATGGTCGAGCCCTTGGTCGACACTGTCAACAAGAACTCGTTGATCACCAGCTCGCACGAGTTCTTTCAATTCGATATAAATAAGGTGTCTAAAGACGACTTGACGTTCTCCAGAACCTTTAAGTTACACCCCACCGCCAACGAATTCTGCCACGCCTTCATCGTGTGGTTTGACTGTGACTTCCCCGGTTCCGAGAAAGTCTCGTTGAAAACTGGCCCTATGGACCACTACACTCACTGGAAACAAACTGTTTTCTACATGGACCAGGTGTTGAATGTCAAGGAATCTGACACCATCAAAGGTACTATTTCCGCGCGGCCCAACTCCACTAATCCCCGTGAAATCGATATTGAAATTTCATGGGAGTTGGTCACTACTGACAAGTCCAGACATCAAGTGGGTAAGTACAACTATTTCATGC AATGGAGAGCGTTGCTCTCACCCGAACAATTTAGAGTCTTGCGCCAGAATGGTACTGAGGCTCCCGGTACTGGAGAGTACATCAAGACTCCATCCGACACCAATGCCATTTATACGTGTGCTGGGTGTGGCAACCCGCTCTACGAAGCCTCCACGCAATTTGATGCCCACTGTGGATGGCCTGCGTTCTACACAGCGATTGCGGGATCCATTGTCACCAATGTTGATGCTAGTCTTGGAACTATTAGAGAAGAGATGAGATGTGCCAAGTGCGACGGGCATTTAGGCCATATCTTCAAGGGAGAGGGCTACAACACGCCTACGGATGCCAGACACTGTGTGAACAGTGTGTGTTTGAAGCTAGAAAAGAAGTAG
- a CDS encoding uncharacterized protein (EggNog:ENOG503P0HJ; COG:S), translated as MCILLASTESPDYPFILLSNRDEYFRRPTENARFRPLSNRHILSPADLGRAEHGTWIGVDTTGKLAVLVNYRESDDLNVISEVSRGIIPVDYLSSDLSDEEWYDNLEKSLALRIVGKKVDSIPLRRVGGFSLLYGQLKLNDSGKINKLNIISNRGDKGTVFDFDSPPDHFHSNDTTIGLSNSLFYEPWNKVHLGRRALHEVINKSTEQHYTQQQLVEELFKVLSTNSYDQSFANKSMKDKLLGLRDTICVPPLETQFTDKELNDTIGKYYGTRTQTIILLDKHGVLHYYEKVLYSSDDLAAPGSGYQHFTVNVAKQ; from the coding sequence ATGTGTATTTTGTTGGCAAGCACCGAAAGCCCCGACTACCCGTTCATTCTATTGTCTAACAGAGACGAGTATTTCCGCCGGCCCACCGAAAATGCCCGGTTCCGGCCCCTCAGTAACAGACACATATTATCACCTGCTGACTTGGGACGAGCAGAGCATGGAACCTGGATAGGAGTCGATACCACCGGTAAACTCGCAGTTCTTGTCAATTACCGGGAAAGTGATGATCTCAACGTCATCAGTGAAGTGTCTCGAGGAATTATTCCGGTTGACTATCTTTCCAGTGACTTGTCCGATGAGGAGTGGTATGATAACCTCGAGAAATCTTTGGCTTTACGAATCGTGGGGAAAAAAGTGGATTCCATTCCGCTCAGAAGAGTAGGCGGATTCTCGCTTCTCTACGGTCAACTCAAGTTGAATGACCTGGGGAAGATCAACAAATTAAACATCATCAGCAATAGAGGTGATAAGGGAACcgtctttgattttgattcaCCTCCAGACCATTTCCACTCTAATGACACGACCATTGGACTCTCCAACTCTCTCTTCTACGAGCCGTGGAACAAGGTCCATTTGGGCCGCCGGGCATTACATGAAGTTATAAATAAGTCAACAGAACAACACTACACCCAACAACAGCTCGTGGAAGAGCTCTTCAAAGTgctttcaacaaactcCTACGACCAGTCGTTTGCAAACAAGTCCATGAAAGACAAGCTTCTCGGATTAAGAGATACAATCTGTGTACCTCCGTTAGAAACTCAGTTTACTgacaaagagttgaacgaCACCATTGGTAAATACTATGGGACCCGGACCCAAACAATcattttgttggataagCATGGGGTGTTGCACTATTATGAAAAAGTTCTTTACTCCAGTGACGATTTGGCTGCACCAGGCCTGGGGTACCAACACTTCACGGTGAACGTCGCAAAGCAATAA
- a CDS encoding uncharacterized protein (EggNog:ENOG503P0KT; COG:S) — MSLETLEEYPLTSVYRKPALKPSAVPELLIFIPGNPGLVEYYITYLELIQQAHPTFEIYCISHAGYQTTGDYVKEGSKKYPVYSLDFQVKHKCKIINDILHQKGGKANLYIMAHSVGAFIVQRVLKILEANRDVLVKFVGLICPTVINIKESTSGQVLSKLSTYLPLVQLGLVFSYVLGFLFSNNAIKWMFRNFVFSSPKSATRNAAEALENSVSASVKLVTSGRIVKQTLTMAIEEMEMILEDDELNDWFFQELSAQGTKIWTYFAFTDHWVHDNTRNYILSKYHDESNPNLSFELGDVDDGITHSFCVDQSEEFAEITLKMMNQFL, encoded by the coding sequence ATGAGCCTTGAAACTTTAGAGGAGTATCCATTGACCAGTGTGTACCGCAAGCCTGCGCTCAAGCCACTGGCTGTACCTgaattgttgattttcatTCCTGGGAATCCCGGGTTGGTCGAGTACTACATCACCTACTTAGAGTTGATCCAGCAGGCGCATCCTACGTTTGAAATATACTGTATTTCCCATGCGGGCTACCAAACTACAGGCGACTACGTGAAGGAAGGATCCAAGAAGTATCCGGTTTACTCGTTggatttccaagtcaagCACAAGTGCAAAATAATTAATGAcattcttcatcaaaaggGAGGTAAGGCCAATTTGTATATAATGGCCCATTCGGTGGGGGCATTCATTGTACAAAgggtgttgaagatattggagGCAAACAGGGATGTCCTCGTCAAGTTTGTGGGTTTGATATGTCCTACGGTGATAAACATAAAAGAGTCGACTTCGGGTCAAGTATTGCTGAAGCTACTGACGTACTTACCATTGGTTCAATTGGGGTTGGTTTTCAGTTACGTCCTCGGTTTTTTGTTCAGCAACAATGCTATCAAGTGGATGTTTCGGAATTTTGTGTTTTCAAGTCCTAAAAGTGCTACTCGGAATGCTGCAGAGGCATTGGAAAACTCAGTATCTGCGTCCGTGAAGTTGGTTACCTCGGGTCGAATTGTCAAACAAACGTTGACAATggcaattgaagaaatggaaatgattttggaagatgatgagcTCAATGACTGGTTTTTTCAGGAGTTATCGGCTCAAGGGACCAAGATATGGACATATTTTGCATTCACTGATCATTGGGTGCATGATAACACTAGAAATTACATCTTGTCAAAGTACCACGACGAGTCAAATCCCAACCTTTCGTTTGAATTGGGAGATGTAGACGATGGGATTACACACAGTTTCTGTGTAGACCAGAGTGAAGAGTTCGCAGAAATcactttgaagatgatgaaccAGTTTTTGTAG
- the IME2 gene encoding Serine/threonine protein kinase (BUSCO:EOG09261EU7; EggNog:ENOG503NUYP; COG:T) — protein MSYMRTQKPLLQKYPQEWVKPIGWKSVFENYYLYTAMGSGSFGDVYLGKTKMNSKIFIRNDIRISTLLEPLHDHHRNRSPLVAVKILKTPITSMEEYRRSKELKFILSIPSHPNLVEVYDLFIDPSSHQVNIVMECMGQTLYHLVVARGSLKFSPVTMKSILSQVLNGIKHIHKYGFLHRDLKPENILLIATIQFYGDKENIPPHRKCDSYIVKVADYGLSRSVDDMSPYTSYVATRWYRAPEILLQRGLYGRAADMWAFGLIVMELVNFAALFPGDNEVNQLWLIVKTLGSPLLPEITYIGTSPTYLIPLGGFWREAHSLASKLKVSFPYERGVTIGELFSTDRYQGVAEVVQGCLKWDPDTRSDAKALSSMKYFKGTCTYESYRPSTHFRQNNHNLFSAGNYGSNSCKVIKPKYLYTDFYDGYEGQFMGFNSPLLPFRNRSYLSKPTTELLDEDHDENVYDPEVSVDVEIDEEYFDSDAYDSDRLEKLLSNADNENENSYHWNGPAEDMIPKLHRHHTRTKTPFHSKDQFLKVPNCG, from the coding sequence ATGAGTTACATGCGGACTCAGAAGCCTTTACTCCAAAAATACCCCCAGGAATGGGTCAAACCCATTGGATGGAAGTCTGTATTCGAAAACTACTACCTCTATACTGCTATGGGATCTGGCAGCTTCGGAGATGTGTATCTTGGTAAAACCAAGATGAATTCCAAGATATTTATTCGAAACGACATCAGAATTTCCACTCTATTAGAACCTTTACATGATCACCACCGGAACCGACTGCCATTGGTGGCTGTGAAGATCCTCAAGACTCCCATCACTTCTATGGAAGAGTATAGACGGAGCAAGGAACTCAAGTTTATCTTGTCGATTCCTTCTCACcccaacttggtggaggtgTATGATCTATTCATTGACCCTAGCAGCCACCAGGTTAACATCGTGATGGAATGTATGGGCCAAACCCTCTACCATTTGGTGGTCGCTAGAGGCAGTTTGAAGTTCAGTCCCGTCACCATGAAGAGCATTTTGAGTCAAGTATTGAACGGAATCAAGcatatccacaaatatgGGTTTTTGCACAGAGATTTAAAGCCCGAAAACATTCTCTTGATTGCCACCATTCAGTTTTATGGGGACAAGGAGAATATTCCCCCACACCGCAAATGTGACAGCTATATCGTAAAGGTCGCTGACTATGGGTTGAGTAGAAGCGTAGATGACATGTCACCATACACTTCATATGTGGCCACCAGATGGTACAGAGCACCCGAGATCTTGTTGCAAAGAGGATTATACGGCAGGGCTGCCGATATGTGGGCATTTGGGCTTATTGTCATGGAGCTTGTCAATTTCGCAGCATTATTCCCCGGGGATAATGAGGTAAACCAATTGTGGTTAATTGTCAAAACCCTCGGAAGCCCGCTTTTGCCAGAAATAACCTACATTGGCACTAGTCCGACCTATTTAATCCCATTGGGAGGGTTTTGGAGAGAAGCTCATTCCTTGGCATCGAAATTAAAGGTTCTGTTTCCTTATGAGCGAGGAGTGACTATTGGTGAGTTGTTTTCGACCGATAGGTACCAAGGAGTCGCGGAGGTTGTACAAGGATGCCTCAAGTGGGATCCAGACACAAGGTCAGATGCGAAAGCCTTAAGTTCAATGAAATACTTCAAAGGCACTTGCACCTATGAGCTGTACAGGCCTTCGACCCACTTTCGTCAAAATAATCACAACCTTTTCTCGGCCGGAAACTACGGTTCAAACAGCTGCAAAGTAATCAAACCCAAATATCTTTACACAGATTTCTATGATGGGTACGAAGGCCAGTTTATGGGTTTCAACCTGCCCTTGCTTCCTTTTCGCAACCGTTCGTATTTAAGCAAACCCACCACGGAGTTGTTGGACGAAGATCACGATGAGAATGTATATGACCCAGAAGTCCTGGTTGACGTGGAAATCGACGAAGAGTACTTTGATTCGGATGCGTACGACTCTGACCGGTTAGAAAAGCTCTTATCCAATGCCGACAATGAGAACGAGAACAGTTATCACTGGAATGGCCCCGCGGAAGACATGATCCCCAAACTCCATCGGCACCATACTAGAACTAAGACCCCGTTTCACTCGAAAGACCAGTTTCTCAAGGTCCCCAATTGTGGCTAA